GTCGATCGAGACCAGGATGGTCATGGGCCGGGGCCCTGGCTGCCGCGCCGGGGCGGTCGCGCAGGCGCTGACCACCAGGACGGCGATGACCGCCATCCAAACCTTCAAACGCCCCATGCTCAGCCCTCCTTGGCGACTCTATGGTCAGCGGCCATAGTCGCCCCTCACGACAGGCCGATGATGGCTTGGGAGCGTCCATGAGTTTCGCCCTCCAGGCCATCGGCCTCAGCAAGACGTTCGGGTCCGGCGCCGGCGCGGTCAAGGCGCTCGACGACTTCAGCCTGGAGATTCCGCGCGGCGGGGTTTTCGGCGTTCTGGGCCCCAACGGCGCCGGCAAATCGACCCTGTTCCGCCTGGCGCTGGGCCTGATCAAGCCCACGGCCGGCGAGGTGCGGCTGCTCGAACAGCCGGCTGGCGATCCGGCCGCCCTGCGCCGCATCGGCTCGATGATCGAGACGCCGCGCTTCCATCCCTACCTGACCGCCCGCGAGACGCTGGCCATGCTCAGCGCCCAGAGCGGCGTGGCTTCGCCCGACATCACCGGCTGGCTGGAGCGGGTCGGCATCGCCGAGGCCGCCGATCGCAAGACCAAGGGCTTCTCGGTCGGCATGAAGCAGCGGCTGGGCCTGGCCGCCGCCCTGATCACCCGGCCCGAGGCGGTGATCCTCGACGAGCCGACCAGCGGCATGGACCCGTCCGGCATCCTCGAGATCCGCGCCCTGATCCGCGAACTGGCCAACCGCGACGGCGTCACCGTCATCCTTGCGAGCCACCAGCTGGACGAGGTCCAGCGGGTCTGCAACCGGGTCGCCTTCCTGGCCAAGGGCAGGCTGACCGCCATCGAGGACCTCAGCCAGACCGAGGAACAGCTGCGCATCCTGGCCACGCCCCAGGCCGCCGTGCTCGACATCCTCGGCAAGCGCGGAACCGCCGACGGCGGTTACGTGCTGGCCGCCATCACCCGCGCCGAGGCGCCAGACCTGATCCGCGCCCTGGCCACCCGGGGCATCGACATCGTCGAGGCCCGCTGGGTCAGCGGCGATCTGGAACGGGCCTATCTCGTTCATACGGGGACTTGAGACCCATGCTGATGGACGCCTTCAACGCCGAGCGCTTCCGCATGGTGCGGGACCGCGGCGCTATGTTCTGGGGGGTGATCTTCCCGGCCCTGTTCACCTTTGGCCTGGCCTTCCTCGAGACCCTGCTGGGCCTGCTGGTCAAGGGCGCGCCACCGACCACCAAGACCCTGAATCTGGCGCAGGCGGTTCTCCACGGCTTCAACTGGGCCAATGCCTTCCCGATCCAGCTGTTTGTCCTGCTGGGGGTCAGCGCCATGTTCGCGGCCGACTATCGCTGGGAAACCTGGCGGCTGCAGACGCCGAGAAACAGCCGCGCCAACCTGATCCTCGCGAAGTTCATGGCCTACGCTCTCCTGGCCCTGGTCGCCCTGCTGCTGCTGGCCCTGGCCTCGGTGTTGGCCATCCTGCTGCGCGGCGTCCTGCTGGGCATGCCCTTCGCGCAGTTCGGCCAGGGCGTGACGCCGATCCTGCTGCTGCGCGGCCTGGCGGCCGGCTGGCTGGAGCTGATGGTGGTGGGGTCGATGGCGGCGTTGATCGCCATTGTGACCCGGTCGAACATGGCCGGGCTGCTGATCCCGGTCTTCATCTCGGCCGCCCAGTACATCGGCCTGGCCATCAAGCAGATCCATCCGGGCGTCGCCACGCCCGACCTTATCCTGGCTTTCCCCAACCTGGCCGCCCAGGTCCTGCGCGGCGACGCCCTGCCGCTGCACGAGCCGGGCAACTCCCTGTGGGCCCTGCTGGGGCTGACTTTCTGGGCCGTGCTGTTCGCCGTCGGGACCCTTGTGCTGTTCCGTCGCCAGGAACTCACCCGCGAGTAGCATTCCATTAAGCATGACAGTGAGAGTCTACGGGCGTTATCGCGTTCCAGGACTTCGTTCAGCGCATGCTCGCGCGTATCCGCCCCTACCTGCCGACGATCACCCTTCTGGGGCTGATCGTGTATTTCGTGTTCCACGGTCTTACCGGGGAGCTCGGCTGGCTGTTGTCCAATCAACGGCGCGCGGAACAGACGCAGTTACACGAAAAGCTGAAGCTGACCCGGCAGGAGAGGATGGACCTCGAAGCCCGGGCTCGGCTACTACGCGATGGCAGCCTTTCGCGGGACCTTTTGGAAGAACGCGCGCGTTCAGTCCTAGGCTTCGCGGACCCAAGGGATTATGTGATCCGTCTGCAGCCCTGATCCGGGTCGATCTTTTCGCCCTGGCTCATGGTCCAGGGAAGGAAAAGGCCGCCGTGATAACGGTTCTGGGAGAAATGCATGGCGCGGGCGACTAAGGCCAAGATATCGGGCAAGGGTTCTGACACCGGTGTCACGACCTCTGGCGGTTCGAGCCGCGAGACGCTGCTGAAATACTACAAGGACATGCTGCTGATCCGCCGCTTCGAGGAGCGGGCCGGCCAGCTGTACGGCATGGGCCTGATCGGCGGCTTCTGCCACCTCTACATCGGCCAGGAAGCCATCGCCGTCGGCATGGAAGCCATCCGCGTGAAGGGCGACCAGATCATCACCGGCTACCGCGACCACGGCCATATGCTGGCCGCCGGCATGGACGCGCGCGAAGTCATGGCCGAACTGACCGGTCGGGCCGGCGGCTCGTCCAAGGGCAAGGGCGGCTCGATGCACATGTTCTCGACCGAGGCCGGCTTCTATGGCGGCCACGGCATCGTCGGCGCCCAGGTCAGCCTGGGCACGGGCCTGGCGCTGGCCAACAAGTACAAGGCCAACGGCAACGTCGCCTTCGCCTACTTCGGCGACGGCGCGGCCAACCAGGGCCAGGTCTACGAGAGCTTCAACATGGCTCAGCTCTGGGACCTGCCGGTCGTCTACATGATCGAGAACAACCAGTACGCCATGGGCACCTCGATCGAGCGCTCGGCGTCGGAAACCCACCTGCACAAGCGCGGCATCTCCTTCCGTATCCCCGGCGAGGAAGTCGACGGCATGGATGTCGAGGCGGTCGCCGAGGCCGGCGCCCGCGCCGCCGAGCACGCCCGCAGCGGCAAGGGCCCCTACATCCTCGAGATGAAGACCTACCGCTACCGCGGCCACTCGATGAGCGACCCGGCCAAATACCGCACCAAGGAGGAGGTGGACGAGGTCAAGAAGACCCGCGACCCCATCGACCACCTGCGCGAAAAGCTGGACGCCGCCAAGGTGACCGAGGACGAGCTGAAGACAATCGACGCGGAGGTGAAGCGCATCGTCGCCGAGGCCGCCGAATTCGCCCGCACCTCGCCCGAGCCGGACGCTTCCGAACTCTACACCGACGTCTACCTGGAGGCGGCCGAGTAATGACCGATATCCTCATGCCCGCCCTGTCTCCGACCATGGAGGAGGGCACCCTCGCCAAGTGGCACGTCAAGAAGGGCGACACGGTCAAGGCCGGCGACGTCATCGCCGAGATCGAGACCGACAAGGCGACCATGGAGGTCGAGGCCGTCGATGAAGGCGTGATCGCCGACATCCTGGTCGAGGCCGGCGCCGAGAACGTCAAGGTCAACACCCCCATCGCCCGCCTGGAAGGCGAGGAGGGCGCTTCACCTGCGCCCGCGCCGGCCGAGGCGCCGAAGGAAGCGCCGAAGCAGGAAGCCGCCGGTGATCCGGAGAAGGCCCCGCCCGAAACCGCCAAGGCCCAGCCGGAAGGCGAGGGGCCCGCGCCCGTCACGCCCAAGGTCGAGCTGAAGGATCCCGAGATCCCGGCTGGCGCGAAGATGGTGAAGATCACCGTCCGCGACGCCCTGCGCGACGCCATGGCCGAAGAGATGCGCCGCGACGACACGGTCTTCCTGATGGGCGAGGAAGTCGCCCAGTACCAGGGGGCCTACAAGGTCTCCCGCGAACTGCTCCAGGAGTTCGGCGACCGCCGCGTCATCGACACCCCGATCACCGAGCATGGCTTCGCCGGCCTTGGCGTCGGCGCGGCGATGGCCGGCCTCAAGCCCATCGTCGAGTTCATGACCTGGAACTTCGCGATGCAGGCCATCGACCAGATCATCAACTCGGCCGCCAAGACGCTCTACATGTCGGGCGGCCAGATCAAGTCGTCGATCGTCTTCCGCGGCCCCAACGGCGCGGCCGCCCGCGTCGGCGCCCAGCACAGCCAGGACTACAGCGCCTGGTACGGCCAGATCCCCGGCCTCAAGGTCGTCGCGCCCTACGACGCCGCCGACGCCAAGGGCCTGCTGAAAGCCGCCATCCGCGATCCCAACCCCGTCGTCTTCCTCGAGCATGAGATGATGTACGGCGTCGAGTTCGACATCCCCGATGTCGAGGACTGGATCGTGCCGATCGGCAAGGCCAAGATCCGCCGCGAAGGCTCGGGCGTCACCATCACCGCCCACAGCCGCATGGTCGGTCTGGCGCTGAAGGCCGCCGAGGAACTGGCCGCCGAGGGCATCGAGGCCGAGGTCATCGACCTGCGCACTATCCGCCCGCTCGACCATGAAACCATCGTCGAGAGCGTCAAGAAGACCAACCGCATCGTCTGCGTCGAGGAAGGCTGGGGCCCGATGGGCGTCGGCGCCGAGATCGTCGCCCGGGTGATCGAGCACGCCTTCGACTACCTCGACGCCCCGCCGCTGCGCGTCCACCAGGAAGACGTGCCGCTGCCTTACGCCGCAAACCTTGAGGCCCTGTCGCTGCCGTCGGTCGAGAAGATCGTCAAGGCGGCCAAGGCGGTGAGCTACAAGTGACGAGTGCGCTCCAGGCATGGGAGGACCACTACCGTCCCCTCCTGGGGCGACGGTTGATGTCGCTCAGCTTCATGCCGCTTGCGTCAGGCGATACCCCGCAGGTGGTCGAGGCCCTCAAGAGCTCTCCGATCTGGTTTTCCGGCGCGGTGCGGCTGGACTTCGAGGGGGCTGATCCAACCTACCTGACCTGGACGGCCGCTCTGGATGGCTACCAGCTGGCGCCGTTCGCGGACATCACTCCCCAGTGGCATCCGTTCACGCTGGACAACGTTCATGCGTCGTTCGAGGGGCCTTGGGAAGACCTGCGGAATCGGATGCTGGATGGCGTGAGCGTCTTTACGATGCCGGACATTCCCGATCAGAGCGCCGTCGCCGCCGAGTTCCGGTTATCATCTGAGGGGTCTGCCACCCGCAGCCTGTGGATCGGCACGTCCCACGAAGATCAGCCCTGCGACGGGGACGATCTGATCGTTTCGGTCGACATCGCCCTCTCTGGTTCCGAGCCGATGGTTGGCCTGGGGCAGATTCAATGACCGCGATGTCCTGGCATGCTGGCGGCTGCCACTGCGGCGCCGTGCGTTTCGAGGCGGCCATGCCGGCCGTTGTCGAGGCGCAGAGCTGCAATTGCTCGATGTGCCAGAAAGTCGGCTTCGTGCATGTCATCGTGCCGGAAAGCCGCTTCCGTCTGACCAGCGGCGCCGACGCCATCACGACCTACACATTCAATACCGGCGTGGCGCAGCACACCTTCTGCAAGGTCTGCGGCGTCAAGGCCTTCTACCGCCCGCGCTCCAACCCGGACGGCTGGTCGGTCAACGCCCGCTGCCTGGACGACCTCTCCGGCATCGACCTGCGCATTGAAGCCTTCGACGGCCAGAACTGGGAGGCGCACGGCGCGTCCCTGGCCCACCTCAGCCATGAGAGCGCCCATGCCTGAGATCACCTTCGACGACTTCCTGAAGGTCGACATCCGGGTCGGCGAGGTGATCGCCGCCGAGCCCTTCCCCGAGGCCCGCAAGCCGGCCATCAAGCTGCGCATCGACTTCGGCGGCGATATCGGCGTCAAGAAGTCTTCGGCCCAGATCGTCAGGAACCATCCGCCTGAAAGCCTGATCGGCCGCCAGGTGCTGGCGGTGGTCAACTTCCCGCCGCGCCAGATCGGGCCCTTCATGTCCGAGGTCCTGACCCTCGGCGTGCCCGACACCGACGGCGAGGTCATGCTGATCGGCCCCGACCGCCCCGTCCCCATCGGCGGAAGGCTCTACTGATGCGCCTTTCCCAGTTCCAAAGCAGAGCCAACAACGAGCCGCGCCATGTCCATTGAAATCCTGATGCCCGCCCTGTCGCCGACCATGGAGGAAGGCTCGCTGGCCAAGTGGCATGTGAAACCCGGCGACACGGTGAAGGCCGGCGACGTCATTGCCGAGATCGAGACTGACAAGGCGACCATGGAGGTCGAGGCCGTCGACGAGGGCGTCATCGAGGCCCTGCTGGTCGATGCCGGAACCGAAGGCGTCAAGGTCAATACCCCCATCGCCCGCATGGCCGGGGAGGGCGAAGCCCCCGCGCCGGCTCCGAAGACCGAAACGCCCAAGGCCGAGGCGCCCAAGGAAGTCCCCAAGGCTGAAGCGCCGCCGCCGCCCGCCGCGCCTGTCCAGGCCGCCGGCGAGACCGGCGCCACCACCAAGGCTCCTGCCCCCGCGCCGGCCAGCGCGTCCGGCGACCGGGTCATGGCCTCGCCCCTGGCCCGTCGCCTGGCCCAGGCCGCCGGTCTCGACCTCGCGACCGTCAAGGGCAGCGGCCCGCATGGCCGGGTGATCAAGGCCGACGTCGACGCCGCCCGTGGCAAGGCGCCCACCGCCGCCCCGACGGCTGCGCCCGGCGCACCTGCCGCAGCCTCCGCCGCCCCGCGTCAGGCCCAGACCCTGGCCCAACTTGGAATCCCAGAGGGCACCTACGACCTCGTCCCGCTCGACGGCATGCGCAAGACCATCGCCCGCCGGATGACCGACAGCTTCCGCGACATTCCCCACTTCCCGCTGACCATCGACCTGGAGATCGACGGCCTGCTGGCCGCGCGGTCCAAAATCAACGCCATGCTGGAAAAGGACGGCGTCAAGGTCTCGGTCAATGACCTCGTCATCAAGGCCGTCGCCGTCGCCCTCAAGCGGGTGCCGGAAGCCAACGCCAGCTACAGCCCCGAGGGGCTGGCCATGCATCACCACGCCGACATCGCCATGGCCGTGGCCATCGACGGCGGCCTGATCACCCCGATCATCCGCAAGGCCGACACCAAGGGCCTCGCCCAGATCGCCACCGAGGCCAAGGACCTGGCCGGCCGGGCCCGCGACCGCAAGCTGAAGCCCGAGGAATTCCAGGGCGGCACCTTCTCGGTCTCCAACCTCGGCATGATGGGCATCAAGT
The nucleotide sequence above comes from Caulobacter sp. NIBR1757. Encoded proteins:
- the pdhA gene encoding pyruvate dehydrogenase (acetyl-transferring) E1 component subunit alpha, whose translation is MARATKAKISGKGSDTGVTTSGGSSRETLLKYYKDMLLIRRFEERAGQLYGMGLIGGFCHLYIGQEAIAVGMEAIRVKGDQIITGYRDHGHMLAAGMDAREVMAELTGRAGGSSKGKGGSMHMFSTEAGFYGGHGIVGAQVSLGTGLALANKYKANGNVAFAYFGDGAANQGQVYESFNMAQLWDLPVVYMIENNQYAMGTSIERSASETHLHKRGISFRIPGEEVDGMDVEAVAEAGARAAEHARSGKGPYILEMKTYRYRGHSMSDPAKYRTKEEVDEVKKTRDPIDHLREKLDAAKVTEDELKTIDAEVKRIVAEAAEFARTSPEPDASELYTDVYLEAAE
- a CDS encoding ABC transporter permease, encoding MLMDAFNAERFRMVRDRGAMFWGVIFPALFTFGLAFLETLLGLLVKGAPPTTKTLNLAQAVLHGFNWANAFPIQLFVLLGVSAMFAADYRWETWRLQTPRNSRANLILAKFMAYALLALVALLLLALASVLAILLRGVLLGMPFAQFGQGVTPILLLRGLAAGWLELMVVGSMAALIAIVTRSNMAGLLIPVFISAAQYIGLAIKQIHPGVATPDLILAFPNLAAQVLRGDALPLHEPGNSLWALLGLTFWAVLFAVGTLVLFRRQELTRE
- a CDS encoding septum formation initiator family protein: MLARIRPYLPTITLLGLIVYFVFHGLTGELGWLLSNQRRAEQTQLHEKLKLTRQERMDLEARARLLRDGSLSRDLLEERARSVLGFADPRDYVIRLQP
- a CDS encoding tRNA-binding protein, whose translation is MPEITFDDFLKVDIRVGEVIAAEPFPEARKPAIKLRIDFGGDIGVKKSSAQIVRNHPPESLIGRQVLAVVNFPPRQIGPFMSEVLTLGVPDTDGEVMLIGPDRPVPIGGRLY
- a CDS encoding pyruvate dehydrogenase complex dihydrolipoamide acetyltransferase → MSIEILMPALSPTMEEGSLAKWHVKPGDTVKAGDVIAEIETDKATMEVEAVDEGVIEALLVDAGTEGVKVNTPIARMAGEGEAPAPAPKTETPKAEAPKEVPKAEAPPPPAAPVQAAGETGATTKAPAPAPASASGDRVMASPLARRLAQAAGLDLATVKGSGPHGRVIKADVDAARGKAPTAAPTAAPGAPAAASAAPRQAQTLAQLGIPEGTYDLVPLDGMRKTIARRMTDSFRDIPHFPLTIDLEIDGLLAARSKINAMLEKDGVKVSVNDLVIKAVAVALKRVPEANASYSPEGLAMHHHADIAMAVAIDGGLITPIIRKADTKGLAQIATEAKDLAGRARDRKLKPEEFQGGTFSVSNLGMMGIKSFASIINEPQGCIMSVGAGEQRPVVKNGQLAIATVMTVTLTCDHRVVDGAIGARFLQVFRSLIEDPLTMIV
- a CDS encoding pyruvate dehydrogenase complex E1 component subunit beta, with the protein product MTDILMPALSPTMEEGTLAKWHVKKGDTVKAGDVIAEIETDKATMEVEAVDEGVIADILVEAGAENVKVNTPIARLEGEEGASPAPAPAEAPKEAPKQEAAGDPEKAPPETAKAQPEGEGPAPVTPKVELKDPEIPAGAKMVKITVRDALRDAMAEEMRRDDTVFLMGEEVAQYQGAYKVSRELLQEFGDRRVIDTPITEHGFAGLGVGAAMAGLKPIVEFMTWNFAMQAIDQIINSAAKTLYMSGGQIKSSIVFRGPNGAAARVGAQHSQDYSAWYGQIPGLKVVAPYDAADAKGLLKAAIRDPNPVVFLEHEMMYGVEFDIPDVEDWIVPIGKAKIRREGSGVTITAHSRMVGLALKAAEELAAEGIEAEVIDLRTIRPLDHETIVESVKKTNRIVCVEEGWGPMGVGAEIVARVIEHAFDYLDAPPLRVHQEDVPLPYAANLEALSLPSVEKIVKAAKAVSYK
- a CDS encoding ABC transporter ATP-binding protein: MSFALQAIGLSKTFGSGAGAVKALDDFSLEIPRGGVFGVLGPNGAGKSTLFRLALGLIKPTAGEVRLLEQPAGDPAALRRIGSMIETPRFHPYLTARETLAMLSAQSGVASPDITGWLERVGIAEAADRKTKGFSVGMKQRLGLAAALITRPEAVILDEPTSGMDPSGILEIRALIRELANRDGVTVILASHQLDEVQRVCNRVAFLAKGRLTAIEDLSQTEEQLRILATPQAAVLDILGKRGTADGGYVLAAITRAEAPDLIRALATRGIDIVEARWVSGDLERAYLVHTGT
- a CDS encoding GFA family protein, with the protein product MTAMSWHAGGCHCGAVRFEAAMPAVVEAQSCNCSMCQKVGFVHVIVPESRFRLTSGADAITTYTFNTGVAQHTFCKVCGVKAFYRPRSNPDGWSVNARCLDDLSGIDLRIEAFDGQNWEAHGASLAHLSHESAHA